Within the Salvia hispanica cultivar TCC Black 2014 chromosome 4, UniMelb_Shisp_WGS_1.0, whole genome shotgun sequence genome, the region CATCAAACTGGTTCAATATTCTTTGTATGTCCGTGTGTACCTCCTCTAAGGCGGACTCTGTCTCTGTCTCCGAAGATTTCATAAGCACAAACACTGATGTCTCATTACTCGGCTCTTTGGTTAATTCATCCCACTCAATGGACTTGGCCTTTGGCGAAGGAGAAAATCCTCTAAGGATGTGCTCACATCCTTCTTGCTCAAAGTTCATTGTCATGGTCCGATAATCCGTCAACACTGGTCCAAGACTTTCCAACCAAGGTAATCCCAACACTACGTTGAGGTTACATACATTTAACCCATATAGTGTAGTTTGGAAAGTAATACCTTGAATCGTTATATTCACGCCTTCGAATCGGAGACTACATGGCATCTTGTCTCCATTGGAAACTCGAACATATATTGGAGGAATATGAACCACACTTAGTCGAAGATCTTCTGCACGTTGCGGGTGAATAAAATTCAGGCTTGACCCACTGTCGACTAGCAACTGAATTGTTTCATTCTTGATGCTGCCAATCATTCTCATTGACTTCCCTCTACTTTCACCCACGAGTGCATTCAATGAGATTGTAGGTTCTCCATTCTCGACCTCCTCGTCATATATTGGGCTTGAGTCTTCTTCTTCGTTTCCACTTTCAATAAGGAAAGCTTGTGCAAGTCTGCACTTGTGGCCTCGTGAAAAAGGCTCATCACAATTGAAGCACTCATTTTTTTCTCGTTTTGCTTGCATCTCTGCCCACGTTAATCGCTTTGTTGGGACTGAATTTGCTATATTTGAGGATCGGCTTGATGAACTCATATGAGCTGCTGGTGTAGAGTTTGTCATTCTCTGTTGAGTTTTGACATGCAAGCCTCCTGTTCGTCGAGTCTTAGCTTGCTCGTCAGCATGCCTAGCTAATCCGATAGCTTGTTCTAACGTTTGGGGTCGAAAGAACCGTATTTCTTTAGCAAGGTCGTCTTGGACTCCAGCCATAAAGGCCCCTAGTAGCACCTTGTCCTTCCAATGTGGTACACAATTAACCAATCGCTCAAATTCAATGAGATAAGAACGAAAACTACCGGTTTGTTTGAGCCTAACAATGGCTTCATCAGCTTCTTCAAGTTCTGCTGTACTGAATCTTTGTAGCAAGCCTTTCTCGAACATTGACCAGGTAATTCGAGTGTGGCGTGCACTGAACCATTGCCACCACTGATTCGCCTCACCGTCGAGATGATAAGAGGCCCACTGAACCCATTTCTTTGGAGGAGTATCTTGGGCACGGTAGTATTGACGCGCTCTATTTAACCACACACGCGGGTCATCAGTGCCATTGAACTTGGAGAAGTCCATGCGAATAGGATTCTTCCAATGTTGATCGGTGTGTTTACTGCTTTTTGAACTTTCATCAGATTCAGAATTTTCATCCTCCCattcgtcttcttcttcataaTCCTCTCCTAAAGATGAAAACGGGTTTCGATAGTCTGCCtttgtttctttcttcctttctttttttcttttcaaaattgtccGCATTTCTTCCATTCCCTCGAACATTGTTTGAACCATCTCTCGTAATTCTGTCATGGATGCTTCAAGTGATTCAAATCTAGCTCGCGTTGTTGCCATAGTTGAGACATATAAGTTTAAATTTTGCCCAAGTTACTATCGTAAcgaggctctgataccaattgttgaGACCGAAAGGCTTCGGTGTGATCATTTGAAATATGCAAGACAAGTTTAGCCTTAATAgctatattcttttttatatatatttctgatatcctataataatatacaagGGCTCCTTTTATAATGTTCCAGGAGTCACATATGAAATGACACGACTCTTAACATAGATAcatattgaaatgaaaaggcACCTCTTTATGAAAGGACACCTATCTTGACTAAGACACTATTAACATGAATAGATATGACTGTTCATTACGTAAGCTTCCGTGGAGGCCTTCTCTCTCTTGTGCTCCTACGGATTAGTACAGACTCATCACCGAGCAGCCATCCCATCGCTCTGACCCTTGCCTCACCAGCGTAGTGCTCCTTTTGGCTCCCCATGGACGAGCCGGACGGAGATGGTGGTTCTCCCCAACCAATGGTCTTCCGTGCGGAAGTAAACTCTGATGCCGATGAACTTCCGGcgttgataaggctaatttcatgcatcggttatatgtgaaaaacgttataatttgctgggtctaacacgtttcctaagccaggtgtgtgaagaaattGCTAGATCGAGGAAATGCGGAAAGAGATGGTCTAGCGACGGAAAGGAACGAAGTGAGCAGGATTTAAAAGTATAGAAGGCGTGACGgaggagtcaatagctgagggcaacaaagtcttatctatacctcgctgggccccactccaacgcctatatatagaagagcatgcaacgcaatATCACTTTTTACActctcttcttagctcacacacattacacacacttgggaatgggagatctggggtagcCGGGTACAAAGGGTTACTTTTCTTCGAAGTTTCGCAGTTGCAACATTGTCCGAGTGTGGACGAAGATATAATTTCtcttaatttcagttgtttacTCGTTCTTTTGCtatcgaacttcacttttggagTCGACCTGGTTGTTGATGATACTTATTGTCTTTTCGCTTTGTTGATTTGCGTTTAGTAGTTGAATTTAAAGTCGATTTACGTAGATCTCTCTGCTGgtagtttatttttacaagtattatgtcgatctctgttttattttgatgttgtggtgtttgatatgggaatttggtgatagatctgtggtttattgactgtttggaggttgttgtttgaatctgaagtgatgaagtgtttctgttggttggagttcgtgttggacgcttggatccggagtggatttagcgtctgaggttggattcgaagtgagaaaagaaagttgttagatagatttgagttttcttcttgttttctgttttgcttcgtctagcGTCTGCAGATCTGTTCAGTTCTTCGTTGATTATGCATTGATTTgacttaaaattagtttgctctgttttgatttcgttcatgttgaatttcttatgagttttacgcaatttggttgtagaagatgatgtcgctgttagttagtactagagttagttattctgccagcttttcgtacgtactctgctttttcagtcatggtccctaCAGTCAGttgtttcctaggtctaggtaaGTAaagtagttttcttagatcaagTGTTGAGCCGTTAATTTCCTTTGCAGCGTTCTCTTATAAtttcgcctaggtctagctgttagcttaGGAGTTTTaatgtcacgaccgcactttgctaaggatagcaaaGCCGGGAAACCGTGACTTGGGGTGGGGAATAAGAAAAGGAGAATAGAAAGGGGATAATAATGACCGAATATTCACTTAGAAATAAGGGAAGCAACTTCAAATTAACTCTTAATCACTAGAATTTGAATGGAAATCTTactattcaataaataattatcagaGTATGGAAAGACATTCGATGTTATCTATCTAGAATCTTAGTATGCAGCGGAATGAACACGGTCacatgtatggagacatgcACCGCCGAGAGCCtcttcttaaaataaaaagtaaatcaaaACTCTACTCAGCATTCTCCACTgtcactgctcaacctgcacatttagaaatatatgcagggctgagtataaaatactcagtgaacacattgccgaaaaatacatacataaaattgaaaatgttgtcatgccatcacagtaacactcgagagttttctcttaaaaggcccgagcttactaaattCTTTGTGAGCTAAAGTTCGACTGATCAGTCTAAGTTCTTTTTGTACTTTTGCCATATCTGAACACCAAGTGCCGTGGAGATGGTGCTCTCCCACGGTCACCTACATCTTTCTCCAGCCggggaggtggccacctcccaACGGCCTCCATAACTTTATTTGTGAcccgtggaaggtggccaccttccacggccacttgtgtacactaatccgagtagggacaccaccctcacttggacccgaattcgattcttacgttccaaccaaacagataggcataaaacatatcatttatggcaagacaacatcatttacataaacaacaaacatagattcacattttcatattttcatccacattagtatgtagGATAGAAAAGTTCACCTCGCTCgtttaatttccttaacttgaTTTTCTGGTTCCGACCTTAACTTGCGGAGATAACCTTTTTGAAAAcatcacaatataaaataaaatactaatcaaacttcaagaaattcttaaattttaataggAATGCATGCCTCATAAGTAattctcttttcttatttcactaatctttaagaaatttataaaactcaTATATTATTGATGTTTCTTCTATTATTTTCAAGCTTCGACTAAGTTGATACCCCATATGTTGCTACAAATTTTACGCAAAACTAATAATTCGGATCGCAACTAGCCCACCTTCTTgcaccaaaatttaaattgactctaattaaattagtggcCCAACTATTTCAAACTCCTCGATCTACGTTtcttttctccttctcctaATTCTTTTGGCCcaaagatttaataaaaaaaaacttcttaGCCCAATCCAATTGCTATGGCCCAAAAGTTGTACTCCCATCCTCCACCATCGATACCATCACTGCCTTCCCCATATTTTAATTCACAAAGGATTTCCCCCAAATTGAGAAATGCCCAAATCGGCAACCCGAACTCGTCGCCTTCCTCCTCACGACTCCACGCCGTCGCTGCTGTCCCAGCTCGCCGGTCAGCCCTCGCCAGCCACCGCCGCTGCTGTCTTTTTGGCGGAATCGCCGCTGCAGCGAGAGGGGGAGGTTGCCGTTCACAATCCACCACCGTGGAATCACCGAAGCCGAACAGCAGCGCCGAGTCAGGTACCTCGCTGTCGCTGCTCTACGGCCTTATCTCGCCGTCGCCGCTGCTGCCATTCAGTCATCGCCGCTGTCCAGTTCGAGGAGTAGTCCATCGATCCTCTAACTTCTCCGTCAACGGCTGTTTGGAAGCCCCTATTCAACCACTCGGCCTCCCCGACTAAGCACGAACAGTCCCGAAACAACCCCGATTCACCCCGACAGAATTCGGACAGCTTCCGTTTACATCCGAACAACCCCGAAAAGATAAGTTCTTTACATTCCAGTTATGTTCTTATCTCACGTTTTCGATTAATCAGCGAGGGTGTTCGATTGGTACTTATTTGATGCTACTGTTCGGATTATGTGATTATTCTGTGGTTGATTACATGTTATGCCATGGAAAAAGAAACGAAGAGAATTCAGAACTTAGAGGACTATACCCTTTTGTTTCAAGGAGAGAACTTCAAACTGCAGGATGAAAACTTCTTAAACCTACGGCTCCATctctatctatttttttttgggattttgaGTAAATGATTTATATTGTTGAATcgattgatatatatatatatatatatatatatatatatatatatatatatatatatatctctaAGGATTTGGCTGCCGATCAAGCAGGAGGTGGAGGAGCTACGTGGCTTGAATGGGAGGAGAGTAATCAGAAGGAAGGAGGTGGAAGTAACATTATGTAGGAAAATAAAACTTACAAGTGCCGTATATAAGAATGAGATTGGGCTCCAAGgaacaaattattttagtgGTCTGGGCTTTGAGAGAGTGGACTCCCAAAAGGctgaaattttctttttaaattaggCCCACAAACTATTCTTTACTTCttgaatttaaatcataaaatttgacaatttaattctttagtGGTATGCTAATTACTAAACATTTTTATCGTAAACATCTAATACTCCTTTGATTGTTAATAAGGAatggagattaaaaaaaattcgacTATCCATTCGACGTCCTTTCAAGATCAATTAAAAAGATAGGAAAGCTCGGGATGTTACATTTAaagattcccaagtcaagtttattttgttttcctcaacccaaaaaaaatgtgtggcagcagccaacaccaaaaacacacccaaatccttgaacatgagtattacgcatccttctctgtgggatcgatccctacttccctatactaggtttagtaaagtggttgagggtttttgaaagaagtgctctgtgtgtccgacgaccgggatttcctgcgaccaacgagttcctagaccgcgtgatctagtggatttgctggacctagggaacctgttatttccttttgaacACACTGTACGCACCTAGAACCTTTCAGGCGtcaaaagaacaaaaaaaaggtATTGCTCATCGTTCCAAAAATAGGAAAGCCACCCCACGGCCTCTCTTAAAAAATGGAGGCCGGAAGAGATTCTCCTTAGTGAGGAACGGGGTGGAGATTTGCAAAATAGACGCAACCTTTTATCAGAGTTGTCAGAGGTCGCGGACATGGTCAACATTCCTCTCCCGCCGGAGGTTAATTCTGAACATCCCGAAGCAGTAGTTGATAAGAAGGAGGTCCAACTCACTCCCTTAGAAAATAGACATGAAGAGAAGGTCCCACCAGTATCAGCCGGAGAACCGCCGGAGCAGGGACCCAGGTCCCTACCGCCGACCGACCTCCGTCAAGAGCTGAAGGCTGGAGCTGGCGTTGCCTTATCCCCAACAATCCTGCAGGGATCATCCTCATTAGATATTGGCACCAAGCCCCTTTTGAGTAAAgacacaaatttcattttgaaaagtCATACCAACCTTTTCCCACAAATAGAACTAACGGCTAGTATGGTCAACCCTAACATGAATAGCTCCAGAAGTGACCTCCTACTCCTAGCTGGAAATGATGCAGCAGATATGCAAGAAGATCTCGATTTTGGAAAACATCTGCTGGAGAAAGTTCTGGTTACACCACCCAACGCGTCGTCCGGCGAAGAGCATCCGGCAAAAGAAGAACATCCCTAGTCTACTCAAATTGTGGTATACAAAGGGGAACTGATTCAACCAGAGGCCTCACCCTCCGAACAACAAAAGGTCGACTCTCTCCTCTGGAGTGCTGATCCCAACCGAGCTGAGAGTTCCGATTCACACGCTGCCCAACCACTGGGGACGCCGCCACAATCCCCTCAGCCAGAAAAACAGAGCATCCTCTGCCCCCCCAGAGCTCCGTGGCATCACCCCGATATCCTATCTACACCAACCCtcaacttcttcttctcccCAGAAGACTTCCCCCCTCTGAGCCGAGGAAGGACGAAGAACCTATGCCAGAATTTCGAACCGGGAGGTCCCTCGGCTGCTCCCCCAACTTTGTGTTTAACTGGTGTGCAAGTAGGGGTGCCCCCTCCCAGATCCCTGTTTTCCGAGATGGAGCATCCACGACACCCCCCGACGAAGGATATGGTTTTGAAGGATTTTCTCCCCACAGCTCCCTCAACCTCCTCAAGCAAGCATCCGCCTAAATCGGTAGCTGAAATTCTCCGGGGTTCCTGCCCGGCAAAAGGTCCGAAACCTTTCGACCCCAGTGCGGTGAAGAAAATGGGTTCGATCTCCCTCAACAATAATAGGCCATCAATTGCCTTCTCGGCGGAGGAAACGCATTCACTTGCCGAGAACTTGGGGTTCGCCATCGTAGGGAAGTTCCAATCGATCCCATCGTCGCTCCAAATCCAACGTGCGCTTGAGAATATCAAATTCACTCACCAATACACGTGGAAGTACATCAATGCGAAGCATATCTTGATCCAATTGGATGATATCACAGATTATGCAAGGTTGTTAAACGGTCCAAAAGGCACCCCGATGTGGTTCGTCGGGCACACCCCAATGCGAGTCTTCAAGTGGACGTTGGATTTCGACTCATTCCATGAGTCACCTATTGCAGCGATCTGGTGCAACCTGATCTCCCTCCCGCTACACCTCTACGACACCTCGGCCCTCTTCGCTATTGGACAGCTCCTCGGCAATCCAATCCAAGTTGATCAGTCTATGGCCGATAAATCGAGATTGTCTTTTGCCCGGCTGTGCATCGAAATTGACATCACGAAAGCGCCCACGGAGGAAGTGGTTATTGAAATGGGAGGGAGAGCGTTAGTGGTTAAGGTGATCTGGGACAAGCTCCCCGCGTACTGCACCGAGTGTAGACACGTTGGTCATAAGCGTGTTAACTGTTATGCAAATGGCCGAAAGAAAAATCTGCCTCCGAATGTATCCGCCAACAACAATCAAAAGTCTAAAGATAAAGAAGTGAATAAGGGCAAGGAACACGGAGTGcaacaaaatcaacacaagGGAAGATATGAATGGGCAAGGAAAGAGCAACAGCCAAATCCCCACTCGGGAGTCATGGTACAAACAAGGAAGAGCAACGGTGAACAAGAACAGCTTCAATCGCCTTGCTACCCGGACATTTATGGGGACCAGCCGAACTCTAAGGAAACCGAAGAtgaatttcttcttcaaggCAGAAGAAGAAA harbors:
- the LOC125221275 gene encoding uncharacterized protein LOC125221275; protein product: MATTRARFESLEASMTELREMVQTMFEGMEEMRTILKRKKERKKETKADYRNPFSSLGEDYEEEDEWEDENSESDESSKSSKHTDQHWKNPIRMDFSKFNGTDDPRVWLNRARQYYRAQDTPPKKWVQWASYHLDGEANQWWQWFSARHTRITWSMFEKGLLQRFSTAELEEADEAIVRLKQTGSFRSYLIEFERLVNCVPHWKDKVLLGAFMAGVQDDLAKEIRFFRPQTLEQAIGLARHADEQAKTRRTGGLHVKTQQRMTNSTPAAHMSSSSRSSNIANSVPTKRLTWAEMQAKREKNECFNCDEPFSRGHKCRLAQAFLIESGNEEEDSSPIYDEEVENGEPTISLNALVGESRGKSMRMIGSIKNETIQLLVDSGSSLNFIHPQRAEDLRLSVVHIPPIYVRVSNGDKMPCSLRFEGVNITIQGITFQTTLYGLNVCNLNVVLGLPWLESLGPVLTDYRTMTMNFEQEGCEHILRGFSPSPKAKSIEWDELTKEPSNETSVFVLMKSSETETESALEEVHTDIQRILNQFDDVMSEPKGLPLPRTYDHRITFKDENTVVNVAP